Part of the Anguilla rostrata isolate EN2019 chromosome 10, ASM1855537v3, whole genome shotgun sequence genome, CTGGTGAgtattgatatttaaaaaaagccatcctttcattttcaaattgtgAGGTCAGAGTCCAAGAATGAGAAAGTCTGACAagagaatttattatttatttttttccccttcacatGAGGACCAAACCCAAAAGCATTAAATGGAGATAGGAGAAAAGGTCATTTGCTGAGAGGTTAAAAGAATGATTTTTGCTTTAAAGCTGAACAAAGCAGACTCTATGGAGGATTGATAAAGCTATTCAAACAGCTAAAGGGAAAAGGCAAAGTCCACTCAATTATAAAACACTATAAAACTAGTATAGGGATCAGATCTTTCCATGTACACTCCACATGCGTGTGTGGGAAAATCCATAAACATGAGCATGCCTTTGTGACATGAAATAGGCCCTATATTGTGACACAACTGCATGTTCATATTTAGTCTGGAAGTGTTattctctctgttttccccAACATGAGCTACATATTCAGGTCACACAGTTGTATGAATATGTGTCTGCTTCTGAAAGGTCAAACCGATGATCATTAAGGCTCAGCATTACAGTACCTCTGTATTCGTCTgctgccacccctcccccccatccgccAACGTAACtctgacattttacattgttgTTTGTAAATATCATGGGTATTTCTGCACTCGCTCTTATGCCaaattgctctctctctctctctctcgctgcaggCACATTAAGGCTGTGGATCTCTGAGCCAGCAAGGGTCAGGCTGGGTGTGCTGTACATATCTACTGTGGTCGCCACTGGCTGTTCACACATCACtgatacgcgcacacacacacacacaccacacacacacaaacatccccTAGCCTCCCTCAAACCCATTAGATGTTCTGTGCATCCATCTGCAATGAAAGATGCCCTGAATATCTATCTGTAGGCTTAGAAAGGAGTGTGACATCACTCTCTAGTTAGATACAGTACCACAGCTACTGAGCATGCCTACTTTTATTAACTATGCTACACATACAGattacaaagtaaaaaaaataagactcAAATTACCAGGcaaaaaacaagtgaaatgtATTGCTATCAGTGTTCTAATATTTAGGTTTTTCCTGTGGCATATGGGGCCTATTTTTCATAGGGTTCCAGTAAAAAATATcgcctaaggaaatggaaacaaaaataaaaatataaaaacgtCTCTCTTTCACAAGTGAATCATTCACTttccaccccctcctcaccaCCTGTAGCTGAGGTAGCCACCAGAGAAGCGCTTcctgtgatcatgtgaccaacCGCAGCTGAGGCCTAGTGACAGCTTGGCCAGGGCCTCACAGGAAGAGAAACTGTCAGCACAACGCCCACATTAATCTTGCTACACCCTTCTGTACAAAGAATACGCATGCTGACTTTCCATTTGCACCTATTGATCTACGTATCACCTCAgtcacacacgctcgcacacacacacacacacacacacacactgttactcgGTTTGGCAAAAGAAAAGTTAATACATCCATCTCTTAAATGGGAATGATCAACGAagcaaataaagtttgattcaTGATTAAACAATGCCCGTGTACaactgcaggtttaaatccTGCTTTGCAGTAATAGACacagcttcattaaaaaaataaaaaaccttttcaaaGTAGCAATAATTtcaatagcaaaaaataaatacattttaaaaatacatggtTTAGAGACTCGACACCCCCCAGTGGTAAATTTTGGATACCACATTTGATCGATTGAGAAAATATGATTGACTGCCAGCTGGAGTTGGACAGTTGCAAGCAgcgtttacatttttaaatgtatttatttatttgttcgcTTGTTTTCTGCGTATGTTCTCTGCGTGCTTACCAATCTATATCTTTCTTCCAGTTAATGTCTTATTGATTATATGCTACCACCATCTCCAGACTCTCTATGCTTGTGCTGTTGTTTGGCTCTTCTGCTCCCATTCTGATGTCTTCAAAGAATACATTATGAGTGTACTATGAACAAGTCTCCATCCACAAAAGTCCATGACATCAGAACAGCTTCATACAAACAATTTATATTAGAAAACAGAATATACTGCTATGTCAATTTTTATTGCACTCAGGGAGTAGTGCAAAATTAACTTGTTGATAGTTAAGTAGCAATTACTTAAAGAAATCAATTATGATGCATATAAATGATTATAGTTATAATATTAAACACACATGATCTGGaacaaacaatattttacatCAAGGATTAGTTAAAATAAGAGAAACTTTgagctgatttttaaaatagttttctgTCCTTCACTCAAAGATTCCTCCCTCTGCTGGTTATAAATAGCTGTGCTCCAGCTGCCAACATTAATGATGTCTGTTTTCTCCTTGCAAACTGAGCGTGTTATTTTGTGACTTCACTGAAGTGCATtcaccaacattttttttgcaaaatgttAAAGCTGCTGGTTGCTGcaatcctgaaaaaaaatgttttagaaataaaaacttttagAAACAATTGGAATTTTACAACATCCAAGTctgtattcattaatttatttattggtttctttatttgtttctttattttggatACAAGTGATTATTTAGAAAGTGAATTTCCTGGACCACTGAATTGCTGTGGTTAAAGTTGCCATCTGTTACTTTGTAACGAGCTCTCGCTGATTTGGTAGGGCTGAATTGCAGGTGGGTTATAGCTGCCATCTGGACAGGACTGTTGGAAACAAAACACGCTAACATTGCGCACGGGTCCACACTGCTATAACATGGCTGGTCTGTTCTTTCTCTGGTCACTGGAAAATAGGAACTCTGCGTATGAAAACCAAGCGGCACCTTCATACAGCTCTCCCTATTTAAAGCCTCAGGGGTCATATTGAGACAGACCCTATCAAAGATCAAACTATCTATGCATTCCATGCAATGGAATGAAATGTCCCTCTAAAAACAATATGTGTCAGTGTAAGGGTACATTTGCATCTACATTCAATGCTCAGTAAAGGAGGAAAACAGGCTTCGTATACCTCATAAAGGGCTGATCTGCCATGTGACTAgtatgaaccaatcaaaacattCTGCACCCTGTCATGGAAGACACGTGTCAGTTCCACTTCCGGTGTTGCTTCAGTTCTTTCATAATAGGTTTCTATCCATccacgaagaagaaaaaaaaaactcaaaaggaCCAGCTCTCAATTTGTCAGTGTTTTGGTATCGGAGGACTTTCACTTGACAATATAAAGGTTTGTATAGACAAAACAGCCCAGCAAGATGCATCAATCACCAGAGCAGTACAGTTCAGGCCAGGAATTTACCTTGGCAAGCACAGGAAGGACACACTGTTCTTCGTTTCTGAGAGTACTTGTTCACACTGCAGCTGAGCAGTAAACCCTTCAGCAAGACATGTTTTTTAATTCAGCACATGTTTATGAAACGAGTCTTGTTGGCCAGAACGTCAAGGCAGTCAAATAGCAAAGTTTGGTTTCAACCTTATTGTCGGTGGCCTTTCCAAGAAAAAGCTCACATGATTTCTGTTCAAGTTTGCACAGATAACACCGATGTTGATCTTCAGGAGACAAGGGGACATGTTGAAACATGGAGGGCTCTGGCATGATACGAGCACACCACTCATTCAAGGTCAAGTGTTCACAGTATGACTCAGTCTGCAGTTAACCAAATCCAGTCTGCACCTGAACAGTCACCATTTAGCTATTCCACTTTCAAAAGAAACATCTTACTGTTGAGAATCCAGGCctatcattaaaaatgaaagcaataaatATTAGGAAtaacataatatttaaaatcataaattacAATAAGTTACATAAATTGACAAAATCCACTGTGCtttctaataaaacaaaaaaccaaatgaAGATTTAAATGTGGCCCTCTAGCTATTCAGTGCCAAGAGTGCAGCACGAACACAGGAAAGCATAGTGGATAGGTTCTACTCCCTGCTTCAAAAAATGCTCATTTCACATGTCCAGTAGAGGGCAGTCTTGTCTCACATCACCTTCCTTGAAACTTTCACCTCTACAGAGGTGGGAAGTTCAATCTTTAGGGGCCCGGTATGcattctgcttttgtttttcaccaATTATCTTGCTAAATAAGCTAATTAGCTGTATACACATCCAGCAGTTTACTTGTGCTCCAGATCATAGTAAAATAAAGAGACATGACACAGCAAATGCTTTTTCCCAACACTGTATTTCCCCTTTGtgattttacttttacttttgatTGTCACCACCAATAGTGtgtaataaaaggaaaaatatatatgattaCAGCCTGACTGGcctgttttacatattttatatccaGGAAGCTGTGTCTGAGAAGAAACACAACTAGCATATCTCACCCACCATCTCCTGATGAGCCCTGATGTTAGGTGACATCACTCAAGTTACAtgaatacagtatgtttgtacAGTCAGTGGCAAATAATGAAACCACTTTAACATCTCAAGTCAAACACCAAAGGCAGACAGTTAGAAATTTCAGCAttgcacagtacagtatgtgttttaTCATCAGACTTTAGAAACTGTGAATATTCCTTTCCCCAGTGAATTTTTTGTCACAGAGAGACACTTCACTGGGGGCCCTAGTTATTTGTTATGCAAATGCTTGAAACTCCCAGTGTGGAATCATCAGACAAGTGTTACTGTGGGCTAACACCACGATAAGGCAATTGCCAGGATCCCTAACCTATTGTCatgataataatcatcatcagcTGGCTTTGACCCTCCCAAGCTACAGCCACCCATTAAGGCAGAGATAACATTCTTAAGCACCCCATGAAAAGGGGAAATGGACACAGTCACATTCATTTGACAAAAGAGACACTGGGAGCTTGATTGACCCTGCTgactctcctccctttcctttAACCCTGAAAGATAAATCTAGTGAATTATTCTGCAATACCTTTGATCATGTCGAAACATTTAATAATTCACATTAAACTGAATATTGCTATTCGTTTCATTCATGAATACCATTTTGCCTTTGAGTGTATTGTAAAAGTGCATAAATGACACAAAAGAAGGAGATATACTTCTTTCTGTGtcgtttttaaaatttattatatACTGTAGACCTGAAAATCAAGGGTGATGACTCTAGTGGCAATTAAGGTTTTTTGCTTGTATTCTTTCTGATGTAACTACTATACATTCAGAAAAGATCAACATGTAATGTTTTTAGTTAAGATGGGGCAAGAAAATTAAAGGGTTTCAGAATCGTGTCTTCCTACTTGTGGTACAATATGCTGTCTTATATACCTAACTCCATTAGTGTCACCACAGGTGTACAGCTACAGTGTACTCCCAGATGACACTCAATAACTGACAGGCTGTAATGTCTTCCTAGGTTTGAAACAACGTTGTCTATACAGCCCCCAGAATAactatatgtatatgtatatgtatatgtgtatgtaacTACCTTCATATGCTAAACCTCCACACAAATGTAGGTCACCACGTTTACCAACAAATACATGTACCAAGAATGGGCCAGTCAAAGTAATTTCACTTCGAACTGAATATGACAGCAAGGTCttcaacatttaaatgaatgctcAAAGATAGAGAACACAATAGATTGCAGTGCTTGTACACCTTGATAAAAATCGAATAGTtaagtgaaatatttaataaaatccataacagaaatgtgaaataaatatgaaaatgaaagagtaAATATGTTTGAACACGTGCATCTTAGTGTGCCTTCAATCATgtgccttttttcatttatatttcaattcCTGGTAGAATATAATTACTCAAACTCGGTTACTTTCATGACAGGGGCAAGTCAATACATGAGACTGCAGCACAAATAAATAGCTTTCACATTTGATCTGGAATGTTGCTGTGACTACATGTGCATAAAAGTATAAAAAGCAAAGACTTTACAGGGGGGGAAATTTTTATGGAAAGAAAACTCTCTGGATGTCTCCCAAAGGACatgataaaatgcaaaacaacgttttatgtaataaatgtgaCTGATTACATCGTAGGTGAGTCTTTCCAACCAACAAAGTACTGTGGAAGAAATTCTGAAATTGCGCAAGTTCGTTGTATTTGaatagtttccttttttttcgtCATGACGTTTAGCGTACAGCTCATGTGATAATAATCAGCCAAGTGTCAGGTTATGGCTAATGTGGGGGTGGAGATAACGAGAACTGAAggtaatggaaaagaaaatgtataacaCAGTGCAACAGACTGAACAGTGCTTCCCATAATTAAATACCTAATTTTATCGTTAACTTCTGCTTAAATCAACGGTAAATATCACTGTATAATTTCCAGCTTCTTCTTTCTTAACAGTGCACATACTGATATGACAAAGCTCCACAATCGTCAGATATATTAGGAAATCTCAGTGATTGTGTGACATAGTCGACGTGTGCAGAGTTGTACATCCGGAAATAACTAATCGAGTTGCGTAGAAATCCAATAAATGAGCAGGAGGCAATCGTTTTACAAAACTTTCAACTTTGCCATCAAGCTATAATAAAATGAGTCCTACGCCAATAACAATCAATACCGCCATATCATATGCTCAAAGCACAAAATAAAGTAGTAGCCTATATACCAATAGTATCAGTAAAATGGATTTACCTTGGATGGGCTCTGTCTTCTGTATAGATAGATTAAAGATACTATGATTAAATATGATTGAATAGGCCTAGATGTTAAAATACAATGATTGCTATGAGTGACTAGCAATACATGTGcgtttttcccatttaaaaataaactcttaCATGCTGTTATGTCTTGCGGTTTTTCCATACAAATGAGCTCATTGCGTTAGTTTTAAGCAGTCTGGCCTAAACTGGGACATTCATTTTTGAGTTATTACTCCCCTCTTTTAGATTAATTTCTGATTTTGCAGATTAGTGCCGATCAACGACGAAACGTTGGATCGTGAAACTAATCCTGCCTTTGCTGTCACGTGTGTTCCATTACtgttaaagtaaaatataaaaagtgacaattacattaaattgtATATTGAACTTATTTTATAGAACCCCAGTAACTCTAGAAAACACTAAGAAATTGGATATACACCCATGCATCTGTACAGCCGACAGAGCCTGGTAAATGTAAAACTGGCATTACTTGGACAATAGGGAAAACTATTAACGTGATCTCATATAGGCTGCATTTCTGGATGCTAGCCATGCTCCTTATATGGCCAAGAAACTAACACACGTATCAGGTACACCTGTGCTTTTGGGGACACAATGTCGGCTCACTTGAGCCTGGCTCCTGACAATGAATTTTCATTGTGCAAATTGTACTTTGGTTCAGgctattcatatatatatatatatatatatatatatatacgcgtCTGGCAACTTTCATGTTTATTGTTAATGCAATATGAGTATCGTCGCATTTCTATAGCTACAACGTAACTTTGGACATTCAGCGAACTATCATCGTCAGTGCGTCAGTGCGTCATTTTAGGAAACGTCATCTCTTAAAACGTTGTAAACAAGTTACAGCAGGAAGAGAAACTTAAAGCAAGGTTGTTGGTGGGTATTCCCGGCGTCATAAGGCCGTCACACAGGCTATTTAAAGACTGAGCTCTTGTCATACCGGTAGACACATACAGTCGAACAGACATTCAGCCTCCGAAACTCCTGTTTTAACAATATCAGCAAAATACGCTGAAAAGTGTCAAACGCGAATCATGAAGCAGCAGCCAAGAATGTCCACTCTTAAAAAGGGCGAAAACCAGAAACTGACAACCAAGGGTAAGTTAGATTGAAGTTAACGAAACAGGCTGTAAATAGGTGTGGCAGTTACAGTAAATGGGCATTGTGTGTTTGACGTagcatatttttcttctttatttcctTGACTCGTTGTCAAATAGTGGCATATGCGTTTCTAAAACATGACCTTTCTCTTTGTGTTATCCAGACCAAAAGGCGATCGTGGAATGTGCGCACCAGCTGCGTAAAATTGGAGACGTCTTCAATTTCAAGTACAAACTACTGGACATGCTGgccaaaaaggaaaacaagggTTGTACGATAAAGTGAAAAGGAAAACGCCTTGTTTCACGCGAGAAAATCTGCGATCGCGGGCCGTATACCTCCAAGGAAGCGCGGGGAATGGACACGGGAATGGACGATACTCTGCGAAGACCCGCCGGGCGAAGGACCGATTCATGTCACTATGGAAATGGAAGACGAACGATTTCCCTGAGTTGGGTTACTTCAGATGACGCCCGGAAAGGAAGTTAAATTGGCCGCAATCTTCGTGTTCTGAACTGTAGAGGAACCACCTTCTCATGTACTGCGTGATGAATTACATGTTTGTTTCTGGCTAACGTGAGGAGGAAACAGGTCAGGGAATTCCACGGGAGAAAGAAATTGTCGATGTATAGATTAGCCTACTTGTGGTGGTGTAATCATAGCAACTgtgtgagaaatgtgtgtgttttgttacaAAATTATAATGCTTCTCCAGACAAATGTCTGCATTAAGGTAGTTGCTATGTTCATACTTTTTCATAtcaaaatggcatttttgtgCTTGTACTTGGTGAAATATATTATACCTAGCtatcatgaaataaaatgattctCAAAAATTTGCTTTATGACCATTTTCATTATGCATttgggaattttaaaaaaaagaattagtcACTAGTACAGCAGACAAATTAAATTCTCGATGTTAGTAGACAGAACTTTCATGTTAAAACACAGTTATGATTGAAAGCACCCATGCTTTAATGAAAAAgcaaagcggggggggggaaaagtacatattttatattcagtcttgcaaaatatttttgtacagaaATATATGAAGTTCAGTTCTGCTTTGTGAGCatgcatttttctgtctttgtcataatttattttaatcatgGGGTTGCATtcaacacactgcacctttttttccaaatattctTTAACGTAGAAAAAGCaatatgaaagaaaaaccaTAATATCAAACAGTACGATAATAAAGCAAGTCATGACTGTAAAAAATTTATCAATGCTACATGTACATCAAATGACAAAGCATACTATACAAACATACATGGATTAACAGTCACACTACAAGCCAATTTTCTTCAATTCTTCCTCAGTTATAGTTTACAGAGACAGGACATTctcttcagtttttaaataaatccataGGCTTTTAAGTTCAAATAACTGCACTGCgcaatttgacattttatattACAAGTACAAAAGCCtgatttaaatacataaattctAGTAGAGGATTTAATCAAGTAAGTctcaaaataatgtttaatgaTGTGTGAACTGAAATTTTAATCCCACAACATCAGTCTCAGTTTACAGCTATTTGTTTTtgaatcacaaaacaaaattccaCAGCCTTTGAAAAACTATGTTCGTATCAATGTCTATATATTAAAATCAGACAGCTTCAAAAGATAAAATAGTACAGTTTGCGTTATTCCCACTGCTGATTCAGTTTTCTAATAGCATATAGTACAATGAGTGAAAAAATGTATAGTACAGTAAGAGTATTGCAAACAAGTTATGCTTGACAAGGGCTATGAGCATGGTAGAGTTTATATTGACCGTCAACATCATTTACAATAAATTACCCCCTACACTAGATctgccaaccctgttcctgaagatctatcATCCTTatatttcaaccctaatttggcacacccgattctaTGAATCAGCCACTCAACAACATCTCTAGCTGTGGCAGGAGGTGTgcttagatctccaggaacagggttgggcagccttcCTCTACATCATATGTAATTAACcttaatatgttaaaaaaataatttagcagaTTTTGCTACAGAGAAGTTGTATCCAAAGTCTTTGAGaagttatttaattaaaaatgcatagacAAAACATACAGGCAAAATCACCCATGGGATTTGGCAAATGTAATTACACAATGTTTAATAT contains:
- the pmaip1 gene encoding phorbol-12-myristate-13-acetate-induced protein 1 produces the protein MKQQPRMSTLKKGENQKLTTKDQKAIVECAHQLRKIGDVFNFKYKLLDMLAKKENKGCTIK